The Micromonospora sp. NBC_01740 genome includes a window with the following:
- the def gene encoding peptide deformylase → METHAGTPRPITRYGAPVLHRRCAPVTVFDDALATLVDDMFASMYAAHGVGLAANQIGVDARIFVVDCPDATGTHTVAHVINPVLHLPEHRELVTDSEGCLSVPGQQADLARSATAAVTGVDLHGEPIRLEGTGTLARCFQHEVDHLDGLAYVDRLPIKQRKQILAASAEHPGVGVGTPDGT, encoded by the coding sequence ATGGAAACGCATGCCGGCACCCCGAGGCCGATCACGCGCTACGGCGCCCCGGTGCTGCACCGCCGGTGCGCCCCGGTGACCGTCTTCGACGACGCGCTCGCCACGCTCGTCGACGACATGTTCGCCAGCATGTACGCCGCCCACGGCGTGGGTCTGGCCGCGAACCAGATCGGCGTCGACGCCCGGATCTTCGTCGTCGACTGCCCCGACGCCACCGGTACCCACACCGTCGCCCACGTGATCAACCCGGTGCTGCACCTACCCGAGCACCGGGAACTCGTGACCGACTCCGAGGGATGTCTGTCCGTCCCGGGACAACAGGCCGACCTGGCCCGCTCCGCCACCGCCGCCGTCACCGGAGTCGACCTGCACGGCGAGCCGATCCGCCTGGAGGGCACCGGCACCCTCGCCCGCTGCTTCCAGCACGAGGTCGACCACCTCGACGGCCTCGCCTACGTCGACCGGCTCCCCATCAAGCAACGTAAGCAGATCCTGGCCGCCAGCGCCGAACACCCCGGCGTCGGCGTCGGCACCCCCGACGGCACCTGA
- a CDS encoding superoxide dismutase: MAVYNLPDLPYDYGALEPAMSGQILELHHDKHHAAYVKGANDGLDQLAEARDKGDFSKLVGLEKTFAFNLSGHVLHTIFWGNLSPDGGDRPDGELAAAIDEHFGSFDAFAGQLSAATKSVQGSGWGVLAWEPLGQRLIVEQVYDHHGNIGQGSTPLLVFDAWEHAYYLQYKNVRPDYVDRLWNLVNWSDVIARFDAARATTPKI; encoded by the coding sequence ATGGCGGTCTACAACCTGCCGGATTTGCCCTACGACTACGGCGCACTGGAGCCGGCCATGTCGGGGCAGATCCTGGAGCTGCACCACGACAAGCACCACGCCGCGTACGTCAAGGGTGCGAACGACGGCCTGGACCAGCTCGCCGAGGCCCGCGACAAGGGCGACTTCTCGAAGCTTGTCGGCCTGGAGAAGACGTTCGCCTTCAACCTGTCGGGTCACGTGCTGCACACCATCTTCTGGGGCAACCTGTCCCCGGACGGCGGCGACCGCCCGGACGGGGAGCTGGCCGCCGCGATCGATGAGCACTTCGGCTCGTTCGACGCGTTCGCCGGGCAGCTCTCCGCCGCCACGAAGAGCGTGCAGGGCTCCGGATGGGGAGTCCTGGCCTGGGAGCCGCTGGGCCAGCGGCTGATCGTGGAGCAGGTGTACGACCATCACGGCAACATCGGGCAGGGCTCCACGCCGCTGCTGGTCTTCGACGCCTGGGAGCACGCCTACTACCTGCAGTACAAGAACGTGCGGCCCGACTACGTGGACCGGCTGTGGAACCTGGTCAACTGGTCGGACGTAATCGCCCGATTCGACGCCGCCCGCGCCACGACGCCGAAGATCTGA
- the tsaD gene encoding tRNA (adenosine(37)-N6)-threonylcarbamoyltransferase complex transferase subunit TsaD, with translation MPIVLGIETSCDETGVGIVADGVLLGDALATSMEEHARFGGVVPEIAARAHLHAITPMVTHALDRAGIGFADIDAVAATAGPGLATAVQVGLAAGKAYALTLGVPLYGVHHLAGHAAVDILEHGPLPARCVALIVSGGHTSLLLLGDLARDPVVHLGDTVDDAAGEAFDKVARLLGLPYPGGPAIDRIARTGDPAAIAFPRPMTGPHDPPYRFSFSGLKTAVARWVEQRRDQPVPVADVAASFQEAVADTLTRKALAACRDHHADTLLLVGGVAANSRVRALAEQRCRTAGVRLRVPSPRLCTDNGAMIATLGDLLAAADATPDPLDLGADPSAVLHGALLHGPR, from the coding sequence ATGCCGATCGTCCTCGGCATCGAGACGTCCTGCGACGAGACCGGCGTCGGCATCGTCGCCGACGGTGTCCTGCTCGGCGACGCCCTGGCAACCAGCATGGAAGAGCACGCCCGCTTCGGCGGCGTCGTACCCGAGATCGCCGCCCGCGCCCACCTGCACGCCATCACCCCGATGGTCACACACGCCCTCGACCGCGCCGGTATCGGCTTCGCCGACATCGACGCCGTCGCCGCGACCGCCGGCCCAGGCCTCGCCACCGCCGTACAGGTCGGCCTCGCCGCCGGCAAGGCCTACGCCCTCACCCTCGGCGTGCCCCTCTACGGCGTACACCACCTCGCCGGCCACGCCGCCGTCGACATCCTCGAACACGGGCCCCTGCCCGCCCGCTGCGTCGCACTGATCGTCTCCGGCGGCCACACCAGCCTGCTGCTCCTCGGTGACCTCGCCCGTGACCCGGTCGTCCACCTCGGCGACACCGTCGACGACGCCGCCGGGGAGGCATTCGACAAGGTCGCCCGCCTGCTCGGCCTGCCCTACCCCGGCGGCCCGGCGATCGACCGGATCGCCCGCACCGGCGACCCCGCCGCGATCGCCTTCCCCCGGCCGATGACCGGCCCACACGACCCGCCCTACCGATTCTCCTTCTCCGGCCTCAAGACCGCGGTGGCCCGCTGGGTCGAACAACGCCGCGACCAACCAGTTCCGGTGGCCGACGTCGCCGCCTCCTTCCAGGAGGCCGTCGCCGACACCCTCACCCGCAAGGCCCTCGCCGCCTGCCGCGACCACCACGCCGACACCCTCCTGCTCGTCGGCGGCGTCGCCGCCAACAGCCGCGTGCGCGCACTCGCCGAACAACGCTGCCGCACGGCGGGCGTACGGCTGCGTGTCCCCTCACCACGGCTCTGCACCGACAACGGCGCCATGATCGCCACCCTCGGCGACCTCCTCGCCGCCGCCGACGCTACCCCGGACCCACTCGACCTCGGCGCCGACCCGTCCGCCGTACTGCACGGCGCGCTCCTGCACGGTCCCCGCTGA
- a CDS encoding penicillin acylase family protein encodes MRAAAGILRLAAWPSSRALRRTRVLSVAALHGTVDIDRDERGIPWIRAGDERDLYVGVGVAMAYDRLWQMDVLRRRATGRLAEVFGARAAGSDVLARTLAFDRAARQSEALLSPPARANLAAFAHGVDTAVRRMRRRGQLPPEFHLLRYRPGPWSVGDSLAVVKQLGFHLGRNLQQEVFRSRLLAERPDLVHSFLAPKYPPGGSVTIRAGAPAGPAARRGDTALLSAAGAAHLGDLFAGRQGSGSNAWAVSPARSATGFAALANDPHILFTHPSLWYQLGLDLDGERAYGVTVPGVPGLVIGANPDLAWGVTNSTIDTQDLAVGERPDPTGEPRWSQTSVVRVRGGTEISVCAAGGTGYVDLPGPRGAEAEPVALYWSGLHPSTEAESCQRMWRARDYPAFRETLRGFGVPVLNLVVATRDGTVALRTAGIVPRRDRREGLAPAGAAEVAARWSTTLGFDELPEVVDPPAGFVVSANHQILPDGVAPHLGSDWGGPYRADRIEELLTATPTARPDDFGAWQMDLRNGRAQRILPTLLKALDEHPPESPLAVFGHQSLATWDGRDDADQAAPLVFGALARVLTERWITSRLGAAVADAMTDVTLQVDHLVMDADARRRLGETEEMPVVVADALTEAARRLADRFGDDPTGWRYGRSNRIADQHPLAAASDTLRSLYGSPPTPVSGGGQSVCLMYPDRHGQVVEGAPWRFVVEFGPSGSTRIRDVLRHGSSGHPLSPHYTDQTPAHAEGRLYEVRLDSPPEVRSRLTLAPRTAGRSHRAR; translated from the coding sequence ATGAGAGCCGCGGCGGGCATCCTGCGCCTGGCCGCCTGGCCGAGCAGTCGGGCGCTCCGGCGCACCCGGGTACTTTCCGTGGCGGCCCTGCATGGGACCGTCGACATCGACCGGGACGAACGCGGCATCCCGTGGATCCGGGCGGGCGACGAGCGTGATCTCTACGTGGGCGTCGGGGTCGCGATGGCGTACGACCGGCTGTGGCAGATGGACGTCCTGCGCCGGCGGGCGACCGGACGACTGGCGGAGGTGTTCGGCGCTCGTGCCGCCGGCTCGGACGTCCTCGCCCGTACCCTCGCCTTCGATCGGGCCGCCCGCCAGAGCGAGGCACTGCTCTCACCGCCTGCCCGCGCCAACCTCGCGGCCTTCGCCCACGGGGTCGACACCGCGGTACGCCGGATGCGGCGCCGCGGGCAGCTCCCGCCCGAATTCCACCTCCTGAGGTACCGGCCGGGCCCGTGGTCGGTCGGCGACTCGCTGGCCGTCGTCAAGCAGCTCGGTTTCCACCTGGGCCGCAACCTGCAGCAGGAGGTCTTCCGTAGCCGGCTGCTGGCGGAGCGACCGGACCTCGTCCACAGCTTCCTGGCGCCGAAGTACCCGCCCGGCGGCAGCGTCACCATCAGGGCCGGCGCCCCGGCGGGGCCGGCGGCACGGCGCGGCGACACCGCGCTGCTCTCCGCGGCCGGCGCCGCCCACCTCGGCGACCTCTTCGCGGGCCGGCAGGGGAGCGGCTCGAACGCGTGGGCGGTGTCCCCGGCCAGGTCCGCCACCGGCTTCGCCGCGCTGGCCAACGACCCGCACATCCTGTTCACCCACCCGAGCCTCTGGTACCAGCTGGGACTGGACCTCGACGGCGAACGCGCGTACGGGGTGACGGTGCCGGGCGTGCCCGGACTGGTGATCGGCGCCAACCCGGATCTCGCGTGGGGGGTGACCAACTCCACCATCGACACCCAGGACCTGGCCGTGGGGGAGCGGCCGGACCCGACGGGAGAGCCACGGTGGTCGCAGACCAGCGTCGTCCGGGTGCGCGGCGGGACCGAGATCTCCGTGTGCGCCGCAGGCGGTACGGGATACGTCGACCTGCCGGGCCCGCGCGGTGCGGAAGCCGAGCCGGTGGCCCTCTACTGGAGTGGTCTGCACCCGTCCACCGAGGCCGAGAGCTGCCAGCGGATGTGGCGGGCGCGCGACTACCCGGCGTTCCGCGAAACCCTGCGGGGCTTCGGTGTGCCCGTGCTCAACCTCGTCGTCGCGACCCGGGACGGGACGGTCGCGCTGCGGACGGCCGGAATCGTGCCCCGCCGAGACCGTCGGGAGGGCCTCGCCCCGGCCGGCGCGGCAGAGGTGGCCGCTCGCTGGAGCACCACGCTCGGGTTCGACGAGCTACCGGAGGTCGTCGATCCGCCAGCGGGCTTCGTGGTCAGCGCCAACCACCAGATCCTGCCCGACGGGGTCGCCCCGCACCTGGGCAGCGACTGGGGCGGACCGTACCGGGCCGACCGGATCGAGGAACTGCTGACGGCGACGCCGACGGCCCGCCCGGACGACTTCGGCGCGTGGCAGATGGACCTGCGCAACGGCAGGGCACAGCGCATCCTGCCCACCCTGCTGAAGGCACTCGACGAGCATCCACCGGAGTCGCCACTGGCCGTGTTCGGCCATCAGTCGTTGGCCACCTGGGACGGCAGGGACGACGCCGATCAGGCCGCACCTCTGGTCTTCGGGGCGCTGGCCCGCGTGTTGACCGAGCGCTGGATCACCAGCCGGCTCGGTGCGGCCGTCGCCGACGCCATGACCGATGTGACCCTCCAGGTGGATCACCTGGTGATGGACGCGGACGCCCGCCGGCGGCTCGGCGAGACGGAGGAAATGCCGGTCGTCGTGGCCGACGCCCTCACCGAGGCGGCGCGTCGACTCGCCGACAGATTCGGCGACGACCCCACCGGCTGGCGTTACGGCAGGTCGAACCGGATCGCGGACCAGCATCCCCTGGCCGCGGCGTCGGACACGCTGCGTTCGCTGTACGGATCGCCCCCGACCCCGGTAAGCGGCGGCGGGCAGAGCGTCTGCCTGATGTATCCCGACCGCCACGGCCAGGTGGTCGAGGGCGCGCCCTGGCGCTTCGTCGTGGAGTTCGGCCCCTCCGGCAGCACCCGCATCCGCGACGTGCTCCGCCACGGCAGCTCGGGACATCCCCTCTCGCCGCACTACACGGACCAGACGCCGGCGCACGCCGAGGGGCGGCTGTACGAGGTACGCCTCGACAGCCCGCCGGAGGTGCGCAGCCGCCTGACCCTGGCGCCCCGGACGGCGGGGCGGTCGCATCGCGCACGGTGA
- the alaS gene encoding alanine--tRNA ligase translates to MRTAEIKRRFLAHFETNGHTVVPSAPLPAIADPNLLFINAGMVQFVPYFLGQRAAPYRAATSVQKCIRTPDIDEVGKTSRHGTFFQMNGNFSFGDYFKAGAIPLAWELSTTPVEQGGFGLDPQRIWATVYLDDDEAYDLWLATGVPAERIVRRGKADNFWSMGIPGPAGPCSELYYDRGPAYGAEGGPEVDEDRYLEFWNLVFMQYEIADVASKTDFRIVGDLPNKNIDTGMGLERIASILQGVDNLYEIDEVRPILARAADLTGKQYGVHSGQAATQSHPDDVRLRVIADHVRTSLMLIGDGVTPSNEGRGYVLRRIMRRAIRAMRLLGWHDKALPELLPVARDCMAPSYPELATDFDRISSAAYAEEDTFLGTLRAGTTILDTAITETKKAGRSALPADKAFQLHDTYGFPIDLTLEIANEQGLTVDADGFRALMTEQRARAKADAKARKTGHADLSAYRSVLDANGPTQWLAYETLDTDSRVVALWSGGAAVDAAHAGDIVTVALDQTPFYAESGGQDSDAGAITGPNLRAEIIDVQRPVKGLIAHTVRILDGSLTVGDAVHAAVDPEWRVGARQAHSGTHVVHAALRQVLGPNALQSGSYNRPGYLRLDFAWRGGLSDATRSEIEEVSNLAIRRDLPVDVRYLPLEQARTEGALALFGETYDETVRVVEIGGAWSRELCGGTHVDHSAQIGSLAVTGESSVGAGQRRIEAVTGIEAFRYLARERDLVTQLAAQLKARPDELPDRITTLLARLKQTERDADDLRGRLIDLDADTYAANATDLDGIAYAGITTTGDARRLAEKVRDRLGRRPGVVGVVAGASIVVTVTPAGVQRGLSANDLIKHLLAGKGGGNAASAQGKANAEPTELLDQLRDLTRAA, encoded by the coding sequence GTGCGGACGGCGGAGATCAAGCGGCGTTTCCTGGCGCACTTCGAGACCAACGGGCACACGGTGGTGCCGTCGGCGCCGCTGCCGGCGATAGCGGACCCGAACCTGCTGTTCATCAACGCCGGCATGGTGCAGTTCGTCCCCTACTTCCTCGGCCAGCGGGCCGCGCCGTACCGGGCCGCGACGTCGGTGCAGAAGTGCATCCGGACGCCGGACATCGACGAGGTCGGCAAGACGTCACGGCACGGCACGTTCTTCCAGATGAACGGCAACTTCTCGTTCGGCGACTACTTCAAGGCCGGCGCGATTCCGCTGGCGTGGGAGTTGTCCACCACGCCGGTCGAGCAGGGCGGTTTCGGGCTGGACCCGCAGCGGATCTGGGCGACGGTCTACCTGGACGACGACGAGGCGTACGACCTGTGGCTCGCCACCGGCGTGCCGGCGGAGCGGATCGTGCGCCGCGGCAAGGCGGACAACTTCTGGTCGATGGGCATCCCCGGTCCGGCCGGCCCCTGCTCCGAGCTGTACTACGACCGCGGCCCCGCCTACGGCGCCGAGGGCGGCCCGGAGGTCGACGAGGACCGGTACCTGGAATTCTGGAACCTCGTGTTCATGCAGTACGAGATCGCCGACGTGGCGTCGAAGACCGACTTCCGCATCGTCGGCGACCTGCCAAACAAGAACATCGACACCGGCATGGGCCTGGAGCGCATCGCCTCGATCCTGCAGGGCGTGGACAACCTCTACGAGATCGACGAGGTCCGCCCCATCCTGGCCAGAGCCGCCGACCTCACCGGCAAGCAGTACGGCGTGCACTCCGGGCAGGCCGCCACCCAGTCCCACCCCGACGACGTACGCCTGCGGGTCATCGCCGACCACGTGCGGACCTCGCTCATGCTGATCGGTGACGGGGTGACCCCGTCCAACGAGGGCCGCGGGTACGTGCTGCGCCGGATCATGCGCCGCGCCATCCGCGCCATGCGGCTGCTCGGCTGGCACGACAAGGCTCTACCCGAACTGCTGCCCGTCGCCCGCGACTGCATGGCCCCGTCGTACCCCGAACTCGCCACCGACTTCGACCGGATCTCCTCGGCCGCCTACGCCGAGGAGGACACCTTCCTCGGCACGCTGCGCGCCGGCACCACCATCCTCGACACCGCGATCACGGAAACCAAGAAGGCCGGGCGCTCCGCACTGCCCGCCGACAAGGCCTTCCAACTGCACGACACGTACGGCTTCCCGATCGACCTCACTCTCGAAATCGCCAACGAGCAGGGCCTGACCGTGGACGCCGACGGCTTCCGGGCGCTCATGACCGAGCAACGCGCCCGCGCGAAGGCCGACGCGAAGGCCCGCAAGACCGGCCACGCCGACCTGTCGGCGTACCGGTCGGTGCTCGACGCGAACGGGCCCACGCAGTGGCTGGCCTACGAGACGCTCGACACCGACTCCCGGGTCGTCGCGCTCTGGTCCGGCGGCGCGGCGGTCGATGCCGCCCACGCCGGCGACATCGTCACGGTCGCCCTGGACCAGACGCCGTTCTACGCCGAGAGCGGCGGCCAGGACTCCGACGCAGGCGCAATCACCGGCCCGAACCTGCGCGCCGAGATCATCGACGTGCAGCGACCGGTCAAGGGCCTGATCGCGCACACCGTCCGGATCCTCGACGGCAGCCTCACCGTCGGCGACGCGGTGCACGCCGCAGTCGACCCCGAATGGCGCGTCGGCGCCCGGCAGGCGCACTCCGGCACGCACGTCGTGCATGCCGCGCTGCGGCAGGTGCTCGGGCCGAACGCGTTGCAGTCCGGCTCGTACAACCGGCCCGGATACCTGCGCCTGGACTTCGCCTGGCGCGGCGGCCTCTCCGACGCCACCCGCAGCGAGATCGAGGAGGTCTCGAACCTGGCGATCCGCCGCGACCTGCCCGTCGACGTCCGCTACCTGCCGCTGGAACAGGCCCGCACCGAAGGCGCCCTGGCCCTGTTCGGCGAAACCTACGACGAGACCGTGCGGGTCGTCGAGATCGGCGGCGCATGGTCGCGTGAGCTGTGCGGCGGCACCCACGTCGACCACTCCGCGCAGATCGGCTCCCTCGCCGTCACCGGCGAATCGTCGGTCGGCGCCGGCCAACGCCGCATCGAAGCCGTCACCGGAATCGAGGCGTTCCGCTACCTCGCCCGCGAACGCGACCTCGTCACCCAACTCGCAGCCCAGCTCAAAGCCCGCCCCGACGAACTGCCCGACCGCATCACCACCCTGCTGGCACGACTCAAGCAGACCGAACGCGACGCCGACGACCTACGCGGCCGGCTCATCGACCTGGACGCCGACACCTACGCCGCCAACGCCACCGACCTCGACGGCATCGCGTACGCCGGCATCACCACCACCGGCGACGCGCGCCGCCTCGCCGAGAAGGTCCGCGACCGCCTCGGCCGCCGCCCCGGCGTCGTCGGCGTCGTCGCTGGCGCGAGCATCGTCGTCACCGTCACCCCCGCCGGCGTGCAACGCGGCCTGTCCGCCAACGACCTGATCAAACACCTCCTGGCCGGAAAAGGCGGCGGCAACGCCGCGTCCGCCCAGGGCAAGGCCAACGCGGAACCGACGGAACTGCTCGACCAGCTGCGGGACCTCACCCGCGCGGCATGA
- a CDS encoding superoxide dismutase, whose protein sequence is MTEPTPAAAELLQRAAGVIAAKHRGDLGGAEELLAAFGTEQARTLGFYLLADLSLGLLRAQSGQSMDDLVRELSLLVAATATPPET, encoded by the coding sequence GTGACCGAGCCCACCCCGGCTGCGGCGGAGCTGCTCCAACGGGCCGCCGGGGTCATCGCGGCCAAGCACCGCGGTGATCTCGGCGGCGCCGAGGAACTGCTCGCCGCCTTCGGCACCGAGCAGGCCAGGACCCTCGGTTTCTACCTGCTGGCAGACCTGAGCCTCGGGCTGCTCCGGGCGCAGAGCGGCCAGTCCATGGACGACCTCGTACGAGAGCTGTCCCTGCTCGTCGCCGCCACCGCCACACCACCCGAGACCTGA
- a CDS encoding Fur family transcriptional regulator — MDAAVRRLRRAGLRNTAPRRGVLDELARAVGDQGHLTASQLHHALLARGLAVELSTVHRVLAQLVELGIAHTVPIGRTITFGLADDAHHHAVCAGCGDIRQLPAEAVAASVAAAQAAGIEADPSGHLAGVVVYGRCTRCRTTAR, encoded by the coding sequence GTGGACGCCGCGGTGAGGCGCCTGCGTCGTGCGGGCCTGCGCAACACCGCACCACGTCGGGGAGTACTTGACGAGCTCGCCCGTGCGGTTGGCGACCAGGGGCACCTCACCGCTTCCCAGCTGCACCACGCGCTACTCGCCCGCGGCCTGGCCGTGGAGCTTTCCACGGTGCACCGGGTCCTGGCGCAACTGGTCGAACTCGGCATCGCGCACACCGTGCCCATCGGCAGGACGATCACCTTCGGTCTCGCCGACGACGCGCACCACCACGCCGTCTGCGCAGGCTGCGGCGACATACGACAACTGCCGGCCGAGGCGGTCGCGGCGAGCGTCGCCGCCGCGCAAGCCGCCGGCATCGAGGCGGACCCCAGCGGGCACCTCGCGGGCGTCGTCGTCTACGGACGGTGTACGCGGTGCCGGACGACGGCTCGCTGA
- a CDS encoding MFS transporter: MTREPAASAAFRPPRLARILVGGSGVMSLANGVTIPFLTIYLRNELGLSVSAVGLVIGSSVLFGISGGFLGGALSDIVGRRRVLLSCLLVVIGSFVGFYFARDAATAFAFNASMAFATSAFSPVAKVLISDLLPVALRVKWFSYQYLAINAGYAVGPLIGVALGLTGARLSFPAAAGVYLVYLAVLWAATRQLPRPSTGDGGLTTLGRSTGAIVRGLGESARAVMSDRRLLLLLIGAILLETVHSRISVLLAQNFVIDFADSARVLAAVMTTNAVAVIVLQLFAAGYVQRYNPLNAITLGGILTFVGMAGFAISEQMWHYIVAMVVFTVAETLIVPSEFALVDRIAPEERRGAYFGAQTFAQVGGFTGPFLGSLVLASFGGPVMFLAIGSLALVSVALYLLVGRRIPDLSRHDTLPEAETEKAS; encoded by the coding sequence TTGACCCGGGAACCGGCTGCGAGCGCAGCGTTCCGCCCACCGCGACTGGCCAGGATCCTCGTCGGCGGTTCCGGCGTGATGAGCCTGGCCAACGGCGTGACGATTCCCTTCCTCACCATCTACCTCCGCAACGAACTCGGCCTGTCCGTCTCGGCGGTCGGCCTGGTCATCGGCTCCTCCGTGCTCTTCGGCATCTCCGGTGGGTTCCTCGGCGGCGCGCTCTCCGACATCGTGGGCCGCCGCCGGGTCCTGCTCTCCTGCCTGCTGGTGGTGATCGGCAGCTTCGTCGGGTTCTACTTCGCCCGCGACGCCGCGACGGCGTTCGCCTTCAACGCGTCCATGGCGTTCGCCACCAGTGCCTTCAGCCCGGTCGCGAAGGTACTCATCAGCGACCTGCTCCCCGTCGCGCTGCGGGTGAAGTGGTTCTCCTACCAGTACCTCGCGATCAACGCCGGCTACGCCGTCGGTCCGCTGATCGGCGTGGCCCTCGGGCTCACCGGCGCCCGGCTCTCGTTCCCCGCCGCCGCCGGCGTGTACCTGGTCTACCTCGCCGTCCTCTGGGCGGCCACGCGGCAGCTGCCACGGCCGTCCACGGGGGACGGCGGGCTGACGACGCTCGGCCGCAGCACGGGCGCCATCGTCCGGGGACTGGGCGAATCGGCCCGGGCGGTGATGTCGGACCGCCGCCTGCTCCTCCTGCTCATCGGCGCGATCCTGTTGGAGACGGTGCACAGCAGGATCTCGGTGCTGCTCGCCCAGAACTTCGTCATCGACTTCGCCGACAGCGCCCGGGTGCTCGCCGCGGTCATGACCACCAACGCGGTGGCGGTGATCGTTCTCCAGCTCTTCGCCGCCGGCTACGTGCAGCGCTACAACCCGCTGAACGCCATCACCCTCGGTGGGATCCTCACCTTCGTGGGGATGGCCGGCTTCGCGATCTCCGAGCAGATGTGGCACTACATCGTGGCGATGGTGGTGTTCACCGTCGCCGAGACCCTGATCGTGCCGTCGGAGTTCGCGCTCGTCGACCGCATCGCGCCCGAGGAACGGCGCGGGGCCTACTTCGGCGCACAGACCTTCGCGCAGGTCGGCGGGTTCACCGGACCGTTCCTCGGCAGTCTCGTCCTCGCGTCCTTCGGCGGGCCGGTCATGTTCCTCGCCATCGGCTCCCTGGCGTTGGTGAGCGTCGCGCTCTACCTGCTGGTCGGCCGGCGCATCCCCGACCTGAGCCGCCACGACACCCTCCCGGAGGCGGAGACCGAAAAGGCGTCATGA